In the genome of Cryptomeria japonica chromosome 8, Sugi_1.0, whole genome shotgun sequence, one region contains:
- the LOC131033226 gene encoding pentatricopeptide repeat-containing protein At3g12770, with amino-acid sequence MVLHWHSEKVIQKFKCNNFFLFKPLNTISSYRCTEEVQGVSSQYNLNPNTYACLLQACSNIKILTKLHARILIDGFSQDTFLATRLMSMYANCGSLKNSRLVFDRITNKTNVLLWNVIIGEYSKFGLFGESLSLYYQMKKGGIEADNFSFTLVLKACTGLGLSAIENGHGIHEDIVRAGYESDIYVANSLINMYGKCGWVDFARQIFDKMPQRDVVSWNSMIVGYAQNGNGHEALRIFSQMRNCGMLPSSITIVNVMRACVWLETPHHAKWIHGLVVKSGFDSDIVVSNSLLSLYTKCRSIDFAELVFDEMPNRSLVSWNAMIAGYAHNGLGKEALLLFNEMVLADVRTDSATLVSALQACAHLGVLRQGKCIHDYIIRKGFELDVNLGNSLVAMYIRCGSIENGRRVFDKMTVKDVITWSTLIAGYSQSENGSESMKLYSQMQLANIRPDSFTMVSVLQTCTHVRALLEGEIMHCYVIKSGFESDVYIGNSLIDMYSKCGRVNLAHLLFEKMSERNVVSWNSMLAGYVQNENAREAFTVFYQMQQIDATSDSCTMVIIIQACAHLRALHQGKCVHGYIVKANLDLDAFVQNSLIDMYAKCGNVDSARQLFDRMSNRNTISWTAMIGGYSHSGLPSEAMALFRQMQIVAVKPNTVTMVNVLLSSTRFAALHQGKQIHGYIIKSGFHSDVGVGTALIDTYANCGSVEIARQLFDQMPERNVVSWSTMIAGYGMHGLGEEAIMLFRQMQLAGEMPNHITFVSLLSACSHAGLVEQGWKYFNSMTQNYSIVPKVEHYACMVDLLGRAGHLNEAWDFIRAMPLEPSASVWGALLGACRIHSNIHLGHCVAEHLLDLEPDNAGCYILLSNIYAAAGRWDDVAKMRLMMKERGLKKTPGYSLIEVSNSVQAFLVGDRSHPQSGKIYKMLDTLTVQMEEAGYVPDTNFVLHDVEEELKEDMLSTHSEKLAIAFGIINTSPGTPLRITKNLRVCGDCHNAAKFISKIADRDIYMRDANRFHHFKDGLCSCRDYW; translated from the coding sequence ATGGTATTGCACTGGCATTCTGAGAAGGTTATTCAGAaattcaaatgcaacaatttttttcTATTCAAACCCTTAAATACTATATCAAGCTATCGATGCACAGAGGAGGTACAAGGTGTATCATCGCAATACAATCTGAATCCCAACACATATGCTTGCCTATTGCAGGCATGCAGCAACATAAAAATACTCACCAAACTGCATGCCCGTATTCTCATAGATGGGTTCAGCCAAGACACTTTTCTAGCTACCAGATTGATGAGTATGTATGCCAATTGTGGCAGTTTGAAGAATTCACGTCTTGTGTTTGACAGAATAACAAACAAAACAAATGTTTTGTTATGGAATGTTATTATTGGGGAGTATTCAAAATTTGGGTTGTTTGGTGAGTCTCTTTCACTGTATTACCAGATGAAAAAAGGAGGAATAGAAGCAGACAATTTTAGTTTCACCCTGGTTCTCAAGGCCTGTACAGGTCTCGGCCTTTCGGCTATTGAAAATGGTCATGGCATTCATGAAGACATCGTGAGAGCTGGATATGAATCTGATATTTATGTAGCCAATTCACTTATTAATATGTATGGAAAATGTGGATGGGTTGACTTTGCACGTCAAATATTTGACaaaatgccgcaaagagatgtagTGTCATGGAATTCTATGATCGTGGGATATGCTCAGAATGGTAATGGGCATGAAGCGTTGCGAATCTTTTCTCAGATGAGAAACTGTGGCATGCTCCCCAGTAGTATAACCATCGTCAATGTGATGAGGGCATGTGTTTGGTTAGAAACTCCACACCATGCTAAGTGGATTCATGGTCTTGTAGTTAAGAGTGGGTTTGACTCGGATATAGTTGTGAGTAATTCTTTGTTATCTCTATATACGAAATGTAGGAGTATAGATTTTGCGGAACTGGTGTTTGACGAAATGCCTAATCGAAGTTTGgtttcatggaatgcaatgatagcTGGGTATGCACATAATGGGCTGGGGAAGGAGGCACTGTTACTTTTTAATGAAATGGTCTTAGCAGATGTGAGAACAGATTCAGCGACTCTGGTGTCTGCACTTCAAGCATGCGCTCATCTAGGTGTTCTACGGCAGGGGAAGTGCATTCATGATTACATAATTAGAAAAGGGTTTGAGTTGGATGTCAATCTGGGTAACTCTCTTGTAGCCATGTATATTAGGTGTGGGAGTATAGAGAACGGGCGAAGGGTGTTTGACAAGATGACTGTAAAGGATGTCATAACATGGAGTACGCTCATTGCTGGGTACAGTCAAAGTGAAAATGGCAGCGAGAGCATGAAACTCTATAGTCAAATGCAATTGGCAAACATAAGACCTGATTCTTTTACCATGGTAAGCGTGCTTCAGACATGTACCCATGTAAGAGCTTTACTGGAAGGTGAGATAATGCATTGCTATGTAATCAAAAGTGGGTTCGAATCAGATGTTTACATAGGAAATTCTCTTATAGACATGTATTCCAAGTGTGGAAGAGTAAATCTGGCACATCTTTTGTTTGAGAAAATGTCTGAAAGAAATGTGGTGTCATGGAATTCCATGCTTGCTGGATATGTTCAGAATGAAAATGCCAGGGAGGCCTTTACTGTCTTTTATCAAATGCAGCAGATAGATGCAACTTCTGACTCCTGTACTATGGTAATAATCATCCAGGCATGTGCCCATTTAAGAGCCCTGCATCAAGGCAAGTGCGTCCATGGTTACATAGTTAAGGCAAATTTAGATTTGGATGCTTTTGTGCAGAATTCCCTCATAGATATGTATGCCAAATGTGGGAATGTAGATAGTGCACGCCAATTATTTGATAGAATGTCTAATAGAAACACAATATCATGGACAGCAATGATTGGTGGATATTCCCATAGTGGGCTTCCCAGTGAGGCTATGGCACTCTTTCGTCAGATGCAAATAGTGGCCGTGAAACCTAACACGGTGACAATGGTGAATGTACTTCTGTCATCTACCCGTTTTGCAGCTCTGCATCAAGGTAAGCAGATTCATGGTTATATAATTAAAAGTGGATTTCATTCTGATGTTGGAGTGGGGACAGCCCTGATCGACACATATGCCAATTGTGGAAGTGTAGAGATTGCACGCCAATTGTTTGATCAGATGCCTGAAAGAAATGTAGTTTCGTGGAGTACAATGATTGCTGGTTATGGAATGCATGGGCTTGGTGAGGAAGCAATTATGCTTTTTCGTCAAATGCAGCTGGCTGGTGAAATGCCCAATCACAtaacttttgtttctcttttgtcTGCCTGTAGTCATGCAGGCCTAGTGGAGCAGGGCTGGAAATATTTTAATTCTATGACTCAAAATTATTCCATTGTTCCTAAAGTAGAACACTATGCTTGTATGGTGGACCTCCTTGGACGTGCTGGGCATCTGAATGAAGCATGGGACTTTATTAGAGCAATGCCATTAGAACCCAGTGCCAGTGTGTGGGGTGCCTTGCTTGGAGCATGTAGAATCCACAGCAATATTCATTTAGGGCATTGTGTGGCAGAACACCTTTTGGACTTAGAGCCTGACAATGCTGGATGCTACATACTGCTTTCAAACATTTATGCTGCAGCTGGCAGATGGGATGATGTAGCGAAAATGAGATTGATGATGAAAGAAAGGGGATTGAAAAAGACTCCAGGATATAGCTTAATAGAAGTAAGCAACAGCGTTCAAGCATTTCTTGTTGGAGACAGGTCGCATCCTCAATCAGGGAAAATATACAAAATGCTGGACACCTTAACAGTGCAGATGGAGGAGGCAGGATATGTACCTGACACAAATTTTGTTCTGCATGACGTGGAAGAGGAGTTGAAGGAAGATATGCTGTCGACTCACAGCGAGAAGTTGGCCATtgcatttggcattataaacaCAAGCCCTGGAACTCCACTTCGGATTACGAAAAACCTTCGTGTTTGTGGTGACTGCCACAATGCTGCCAAATTCATCTCCAAAATTGCTGACCGAGATATTTATATGAGGGATGCAAACCGTTTCCATCACTTCAAGGATGGATTATGCTCTTGCAGGGACTATTGGTGA